The window ATCGTGCCGCGTCGGCGGCGCGCCCTCGCGCATACCTCGTCGGAGTGACGAGAAGGGGGATGCCGTGCATCCCCCTTCTCGTCACGGCCGATGGAACGGGTCGGCGTAGAGCCGCTCGGGCATACGGAATCCGAAAATCGCACGCCCGGTGTTCCAGATCGCCGTCGCACCGGCACGAAGCAGGTCGATCGGCCGGTCGCCGTCGCTGTCGATGAGCACGTCGCCGCCGTCGATCCGCACACGCGCACGGCCCACCGTGACGGTGTCGCCCGAGACCCGGGTGGCGGGGTAGGGCTCGTGCAGCTCGCGAAGATCGGCCAGCAGATAGGTGGGCCGGGAGCCGGGCGGAGCGGCCAGCACCTGCTTCGGCCGATCGATCCCGGTCAGCACCAGCGCTGAGTCGATGCCGGCACGCCCCGCGCCGAGAATGTCAGTGTCGAGCCGGTCACCGATGAACAAAGGGTGCCGCGCCCCGAATCGTGAGACGGCCTCCTCGAAGATCGGCGTCTCGGGCTTCCCCGCCACCGTCGCCAGACGGCCCACGGCGGTGTGCACGGCGGATACGAGCGTGCCGTTGCCCGGGGCGATGCCACGCGCCTGCGGGATGGTCCAGTCGGTGTTCGTGGCGATCCAGGGGATCCCGCCATCCCCCTCGGGCACCTTCAGCGCATAAGCCGCCTCGGCCAGATGCCGCCACCCCACGTCGGGAGCAAACCCCTGCACCACGGCTGCCGGTGAGTCCTCGGCGCTGCGCGTCACGACGAATCCGGCCTTCTCGACCTCCTGTGTGAGGCCCTCACCCCCCACGACGAGAATGGACGATCCCGCCGGGATTCGCGTCGCGAGCAACCTCATCGCCGCCTGCGGACTCGTCACGACCTCCTCGGCACTCGTCGGGAGACCGAGGGATGTCAGGTGCTCGGCCACCGCGGCGTCGGTCCGAGAGGCGTTGTTGGTGATGTAAGCGAGGCGGCGACCGTTTCTCGCATCAGTGAGGGCGTCCACCGCGTACGGCAGCGCGCCCGAACCCGCGTAGACCACGCCGTCGAGATCAGCCAGGACGACGTCCACGCCCTCCAGCGGTGTCGGGTCCGCACGCCTGCCGAACAGAGCCATCAGTCGCGCTCCCCCTCGCCGCCGCCCGCGTCGCTCGGTTCCTTCCCTGCATCGACATCGACCACCTCTTCGGCGACGTCGTCGATCTCGACGGTCTCCCACTGGTCGTCGCCGTTCGCGCCGGCGATGACGTCCTCGGCGACGATAGCCCGCGCGCGCCACGACACCGCCTCCTCGTCGCGCCCCAGCTCCTCCAGCACCGCCGCTCGCGCGGCGAACAGATCCGCACTCCACGGAAAGGCCCGGTCCGGGTCGAGTTCGGGGATGTCCAGCTCCTGCAGCGCACGCTCGGTCTCCCCGAGATCCAGCCGCGCACCCGACATGGCGATCGCCAGGTGCACGCGGACGTCGACCGGAAGCGTCATGCGATCCACAGCTCGGCCCACCTCGAGGGCACGATCGGGTCGGCCGACCCCGCGCTCGCTGTCGACCATCAACGCGATCTGATCATCACGTCCCGAGATCCTTCGGTAGGTGCGGAGTTCTCGAAGAGCCAAGGCGAAGTCACCGACCGCATACGCGGTGATCGCGGCCGTCTCGCGAACGACGGCGACGCGACCGGCACGGCGGGTCGCCGCCAGGGCGTGTTGGTGCGCACGTGCAGGATCATCGTCGATGATCGACGCAGCCATCGCGAGATGACGCGCGACGGCCTCGGCATTCTCCTTGCTCAGCGTCTTCAGCTGATTCCGGGCCGCCGGATCGAGCGAACGCGCGGTGATGTCCTCCGGCAACTCCGGCTCGGGGACGCGCTCCGACTGCGGAGGCCGCGACCGGCGCTCGTCCCCGGCGCCACGGTGATCGCCGCGACGGGGACCGGCCCCGCGGTCGCCCCCAGGACCACCGCTGCGCTCGCCCTCCCGACGGGGCGCGCTGCGTCGATCACCGGCGCGCGGGCGATCTCCCTCACGACGAGGCGCCGAACGACGATCGTCGTCTCGGCGCGGCGAGGTGCGGTCGGAATCGCCACGTTCAGGCCGGCCCCGTCCCGAGCCGGCGCGATCGGATGCCGATGGGCGATCCCCCGAAGGCCGCCGGGGACGGTCATGGCGGCCACCGTGGCCTGCAGCGTCCTTTCCGCGGCTATCGCGGGACGGACGGTCTCTGCGATCGTCCGATCCTCCGCGTCGATCCTCGGTCATGACGCTCTCCTCTCCGACCCGATGCGGGCCGTTAACGCGAAATGGCCACCCAGCACTGGGTGGCCATTTCTCGAAAGAAGTCCGGCGGTGTCCTACTCTCCCACAGGGTCGCCCCTGCAGTACCATCGGCGCTGAGAGGCTTAGCTTCCGGGTTCGGAATGGGACCGGGCGTTTCCCTCTCGCTATGGCCGCCGAAACACTATTGATGTTTCAGTCTGCACAACAAAAGTCATTGTCATGCGGTTCTCGACCGTACATCGAGAACCACTCAGTGGACGCGAACAACACAAACGAAGTGTTATCAAGTCATCGGCTTATTAGTACCAGTCAGCTGCATGCATTACTGCACTTCCACATCTGGCCTATCAACCCAGTAGTCTGGCTGGGAGCCTCTCGCCCGAAGGCATGGAAGTCTCATCTTGAGGCCGGCTTCCCGCTTAGATGCTTTCAGCGGTTATCCATCCCGAACGTAGCTAATCAGCGGTGCTCCTGGCGGAACAACTGACACACCAGAGGTTCGTCCAACCCGGTCCTCTCGTACTAGGGTCAGATCCTCTCAAACTTCCTACGCGCGCAGCGGATAGGGACCGAACTGTCTCACGACGTTCTAAACCCAGCTCGCGTACCGCTTTAATGGGCGAACAGCCCAACCCTTGGGACCTACTCCAGCCCCAGGATGCGACGAGCCGACATCGAGGTGCCAAACCATGCCGTCGATATGGACTCTTGGGCAAGATCAGCCTGTTATCCCCGAGGTACCTTTTATCCGTTGAGCGACAGCGCTTCCACAAGCCACTGCCGGATCACTAGTCCCGACTTTCGTCCCTGCTCGACCTGTCAGTCTCACAGTCAAGCTCCCTTGTGCACTTACACTCGCCACCTGATTGCCAACCAGGTTGAGGGAACCTTTGGGCGCCTCCGTTACTTTTTGGGAGGCAACCGCCCCAGTTAAACTACCCACCAGGCACTGTCCCTGAACCGGATTACGGTTCTAAGTTAGATATCCAGAGTGACCAGAGTGGTATTTCAACAATGACTCCACATGAACTGGCGTCCATGCTTCAAAGTCTCCCACCTATCCTACACAAGCCACACCGAACACCAATACCAAGCTGTAGTAAAGGTCACGGGGTCTTTCCGTCCTGCTGCGCGTAACGAGCATCTTTACTCGTAATGCAATTTCGCCGAGTTCGTGGTTGAGACAGTTGGGAAGTCGTTACGCCATTCGTGCAGGTCGGAACTTACCCGACAAGGAATTTCGCTACCTTAGGATGGTTATAGTTACCACCGCCGTTTACTGGGGCTTAAATTCTCAGCTTCGCCTTGCGGCTAACCGGTCCTCTTAACCTTCCAGCACCGGGCAGGCGTCAGTCCGTATACATCGTCTTGCGACTTGGCACGGACCTGTGTTTTTAGTAAACAGTCGCTACCCACTAGTCTCTGCGGCCCCCAAACGCTTTCGGAGCAAGTCCTAATACGTCGAAGGCCCCCCTTCTCCCGAAGTTACGGGGGTATTTTGCCGAGTTCCTTAACCACGATTCTCTCGATCCCCTTGGTATTCTCTACCTGACCACCTGAGTCGGTTTGGGGTACGGGCGGCTTGAACCTCGCGTCGATGCTTTTCTTGGCAGCATAGGATCACCCACTTTTTATCCGCATCGTGTCTCAGCCTGTATGAGTGACGGATTTGCCTATCACTCGGCCTACGCACTTGCACCAGGACAACCATCGCCTGGCTTGGGCTACCTTCCTGCGTCACACCTGTTAATACGCTAGCCGCACCAGCATGGGGTCGAGCGTTCACCAAGACGTCTTCACCCCGAAGGGATCCGTACATTCCTGGCTAGGACTCTTAGCACCACTGGATTGACTGGGGCGGTTCTTCGCCGGTACGGGAATATCAACCCGTTGTCCATCGACTACGCCTGTCGGCCTCGCCTTAGGTCCCGACTTACCCAGGGAAGATTAGCTTGACCCTGGAACCCTTGGTCATTCGGGGGACGTGTTTCTCACACGTCTTTCGCTACTCATGCCTGCATTCTCACTCGTGTAGCCTCCACGGCTGGTTCACACCGCCGCTTCGCTGGCCACACGACGCTCTCCTACCCATCAACACGGCTGGACCACGAAGGCCTACCAATAATGTCAATGCCACAACTTCGGTGGCGTGCTTGAGCCCCGTTACATTGTCGGCGCGGAATCACTTGACCAGTGAGCTATTACGCACTCTTTCAAGGGTGGCTGCTTCTAAGCCAACCTCCTGGTTGTCTGAGCAACTCCACATCCTTTCCCACTTAGCACGCGCTTAGGGACCTTAGTTGGTGGTCTGGGTTGTTTCCCTCTCGACTATGAAGCTTATCCCCCACAGTCTCACTGCTGCGCTCTCACTTACCGGCATTCGGAGTTTGGCTGACGTCAGTAACCTTGTAGGGCCCATCGGCCATCCAGTAGCTCTACCTCCGGCAAGAAACACGCAACGCTGCACCTAAATGCATTTCGGAGAGAACCAGCTATCACGAAGTTTGATTGGCCTTTCACCCCTATCCACAGCTCATCCCCTCAGTTTTCAACCTAAGTGGGTTCGGCCCTCCACGACGTCTTACCGTCGCTTCAGCCTGGCCATGGATAGATCACTTCGCTTCGGGTCTAGGACACGCGACTGAATCGCCCTATTCAGACTCGCTTTCGCTACGGCTACCCCACTCGGGTTAACCTCGCCACGTATCGCTAACTCGCAGGCTCATTCTTCAAAAGGCACGCTGTCACAGCTGCTAGGGCTGCTCCAACGGTTTGTAAGCAAACGGTTTCAGGTACTATTTCACTCCCCTCCCGGGGTACTTTTCACCTTTCCCTCACGGTACTTGTCCGCTATCGGTCATCTGGGAGTATTTAGGCTTATCAGGTGGTCCTGACAGATTCACACGGGATTTCTCGGGCCCCGTGCTACTTGGGATGCTTCTCGCGCCAAGGGAGGCATTTCGACTACGGGGTTGGCACCCTCTATGACCGGCCTTTCAATGCCGTTCGTCTATACCTTCTTGTAACGCTGACTGCTCGGCAGAACAGTCCGAAAAGTCCCACAACCCCGAATACGCAACTCCTGCCGGATATCACACGTACTCGGTTTAGCCTGTTCCGGTTTCGCTCGCCACTACTAACGGAATCGCGGTTGCTTTCTCTTCCTGTGGGTACTGAGATGTTTCACTTCCCCACGTTCCCTCTACCCGCCCTATATATTCAGGCGGGAGTCACTGGGTCGGCATGCCGCCCAGCGGGGTTTCCCCATTCGGAGATCCTCGGATCAAAGTGTGCTTATCCACTCCCCGAGGCTTATCGCAGATTGCTACGTCCTTCTTCGGCTCCAGATGCCAAGGCATCCACCGTTTGCTCTTAAAGACTTGAAATCACATGAGTTTGATCTATCGATCATTCGTTGTGAGGCGCGTCTTTCGACGCGTCTCTAAGATGCTCGCGTCCACTGTGTAGTTCTCAAAGTACGGGCGGTACCCTTCTCGCATGCCGCATTGCGGCACCGAAGAAGGGCCCTGAGGTTCAGAGTGGGCTGCCGAGCGCATCAGCGCCGACCTCCCGCATCCGGTCCCTCAGGACCCAACAGCGTGCATGTGCCCCTCGAGGCGTGCCATTCCGTTCCAGCTGCAAGCAGCGTACTGAGATCGACACGATCCGTGAGGCACCTCGTCAAATGTTCCACCCATGAGCTGACCCCTCCGAGACATTCGCTCGAAGCGGGCTCTGGGATGCCGAGGCATCCAGATGCTCCTTAGAAAGGAGGTGATCCAGCCGCACCTTCCGGTACGGCTACCTTGTTACGACTTAGTCCTAATTACCGATCCCACCTTCGACGGCTCCCTCCACAAGGGTTGGGCCACCGGCTTCAGGTGTTACCGACTTTCATGACTTGACGGGCGGTGTGTACAAGACCCGGGAACGTATTCACCGCAGCGTTGCTGATCTGCGATTACTAGCGACTCCGACTTCATGAGGTCGAGTTGCAGACCTCAATCCGAACTGGGACCGGCTTTTTGGGATTCGCTCCACCTTGCGGTATTGCAGCCCTTTGTACCGGCCATTGTAGCATGCGTGAAGCCCAAGACATAAGGGGCATGATGATTTGACGTCATCCCCACCTTCCTCCGAGTTGACCCCGGCAGTATCCCATGAGTTCCCACCATTACGTGCTGGCAACATAGAACGAGGGTTGCGCTCGTTGCGGGACTTAACCCAACATCTCACGACACGAGCTGACGACAACCATGCACCACCTGTTTACGAGTGTCCAAAGAGTTGACCATTTCTGGCCCGTTCTCGTATATGTCAAGCCTTGGTAAGGTTCTTCGCGTTGCATCGAATTAATCCGCATGCTCCGCCGCTTGTGCGGGTCCCCGTCAATTCCTTTGAGTTTTAGCCTTGCGGCCGTACTCCCCAGGCGGGGAACTTAATGCGTTAGCTGCGTCACGGAATCCGTGGAATGGACCCCACAACTAGTTCCCAACGTTTACGGGGTGGACTACCAGGGTATCTAAGCCTGTTTGCTCCCCACCCTTTCGCTCCTCAGCGTCAGTTACGGCCCAGAGATCTGCCTTCGCCATCGGTGTTCCTCCTGATATCTGCGCATTCCACCGCTACACCAGGAATTCCAATCTCCCCTACCGCACTCTAGTCTGCCCGTACCCACTGCAGGCCCGAGGTTGAGCCTCGGGTTTTCACAGCAGACGCGACAAACCGCCTACGAGCTCTTTACGCCCAATAATTCCGGATAACG of the Microbacterium invictum genome contains:
- a CDS encoding HAD-IIA family hydrolase, producing the protein MALFGRRADPTPLEGVDVVLADLDGVVYAGSGALPYAVDALTDARNGRRLAYITNNASRTDAAVAEHLTSLGLPTSAEEVVTSPQAAMRLLATRIPAGSSILVVGGEGLTQEVEKAGFVVTRSAEDSPAAVVQGFAPDVGWRHLAEAAYALKVPEGDGGIPWIATNTDWTIPQARGIAPGNGTLVSAVHTAVGRLATVAGKPETPIFEEAVSRFGARHPLFIGDRLDTDILGAGRAGIDSALVLTGIDRPKQVLAAPPGSRPTYLLADLRELHEPYPATRVSGDTVTVGRARVRIDGGDVLIDSDGDRPIDLLRAGATAIWNTGRAIFGFRMPERLYADPFHRP